A genome region from Gymnogyps californianus isolate 813 chromosome 4, ASM1813914v2, whole genome shotgun sequence includes the following:
- the RASL11B gene encoding ras-like protein family member 11B, whose product MRLTQSMCTIAECAPGGEGCPAAAARPRLVKIAVVGGSGVGKTALVVRFLTRRFIGDYERNAGNLYSRHIQIDGEMLAIQVQDTPGVQIREHSLHCNEQLNRCIRWADALVIVFSITDYKSYELLSHLYHHIRQLHPGNAVPVVIVANKADLLHVKEVEPQHGLQLANMLGCTFYEVSVSENYNDVFNAFHLLCKEVSKQQTTSTPERRRTSLIPRPKSPNMQDLKRRFKQALSAKVRTVTSV is encoded by the exons aTGCGCCTGACGCAGAGCATGTGCACCATCGCCGAGTGCGCGCCCGGCGGGGagggctgccccgccgccgccgcccggccccgcctcGTCAAGATCGCGGTGGTGGGGGGCAGCGGCGTGGGCAAGACAG CGCTGGTGGTGCGGTTCCTCACCCGGCGGTTCATCGGCGACTACGAGAGGAACGCAG GTAATCTCTACAGCAGGCACATCCAGATAGACGGAGAGATGTTGGCTATTCAAGTGCAAGATACTCCAGGAGTTCAG ATCCGTGAACACAGTCTGCATTGTAATGAGCAGTTGAACAGATGCATTCGCTGGGCAGATGCCCTGGTGATTGTCTTCTCCATCACAGACTATAAGAGCTATGAACTACTCAGTCACCTTTACCATCACATTCGACAGTTGCATCCAGGAAACGCAGTCCCTGTTGTCATCGTCGCGAACAAAGCTGATCTCTTGCATGTCAAAGAGGTGGAGCCTCAGCATGGACTTCAGCTGGCCAACATGCTGGGCTGTACTTTCTATGAAGTATCTGTCAGTGAAAACTATAACGATGTCTTCAATGCCTTCCATCTCCTCTGTAAAGAAGTCAGTAAACAGCAAACAACCAGCACGCCCGAGAGAAGGAGAACCTCTCTTATTCCACGGCCAAAATCGCCCAACATGCAGGATCTGAAGAGGAGGTTTAAGCAAGCTTTGTCTGCCAAAGTGAGGACTGTCACTTCTGTTTGA